Below is a window of Sulfitobacter sp. SK012 DNA.
AAGCGCCGGTGTCGATCTTTATGGTGTGATGCTGTGCACCATCGGCGTTGTCGCGTTGACGGCCGCGACCCTTACTGTCCGAGGGGCAACTTCAGGCGGAAATTTCATGATGATCGTCGGCCTGCAAATGCTGGTGGGCTGCATCACACTGTCGCTCGCCACGCTTCTGTTTGAAACACCGCGCCTTAACCCAAGCTGGCCGCTCGCGATCGCATTTACCTACACCTGTCTGGTTCCGGGACTTGCCGCGACTGCGTTGTGGTTCTGGCTAGTCAACCGCATCGGTGCAACGCGTGCGGCGACGTTCCACTTTCTCAACCCGTTTTTTGGCGTGGCAATCGCCGCTTTGCTGCTGGGCGAACAGCTTGGCACCCGCGATGTGATCGGCGTGGTGATTATCGCGGCTGGCATCCTCGCTGTGCAACTGTCGCGCAGCGCCAAGGCGTGATTCCGTTTGCGACACACACATGCCGCAGAACAGAGCCACTCGCTGCGTTTGCTATGCTAATCTTTGCCCATGAATATTCCGACCCCGCCGGCCGACGGCCCAAAACACTATGCTTTTCTTCTGGTTCCAGGGTTCTCAACCCTTGGGTTCTCCTGCGCGATTGAGGCGCTCTCGCTCGCAAATCACCACCCGACACGCCAACAGTTCTACAGCTGGCGGCTGATCTCAGAAACTGGCACGCCGGTGCCTGCCTATAACGGCGTGACCTTCAACGTAGACAGCGCTCTGACCGACCTTTCTCGCGATGAGACTTTGATCGTTTGCGCTGGCGAAAACGCGGGCCAGGGTTGCAGCAAGGCAATGCTCGGCTGGCTGCGCCGCGAGACCCGCAAAGGCATGGATTACGGTGCCTTGTCGTCCGGCACTTACATCCTTGCTCTGGCTGGCCTGATCGGCGGCAAACGCGTCACCACCCATTGGGAATATAAAACAGCGCTTGGCGAAATGCTGCCCGATGTCATCATGGAAGACACAATTTTTTCGGTTGATGGGCGGGTCTTTACCTCTGCAGGGGGGGCCGCATCGATGGATATGATGCTGCACCGGGTGGCCGACGACTTTGGACCAGAACTGGCCACTTGGGTTGCAGATCAGATGGTCTATACGGTGCCACGCGCCAATTCTGCAGGTCAGCGTATGTCACTGCAATCACGCCCCGAAATTCGCAACGGCAAACTGTTGCTGGCCATGCAAGTGATGGACAACAACATCGAAGACCCACTGCGCCCTGATGAAATTGCCGATATTGTCAGCCTATCCACCCGCCAACTTGAACGGTTGTTTTCCAAGTACCTGCATACATCGCCGAAACGCCACTATTTGCACATCAGGCTGGAAAAGGCGCGCAATCTGCTGCAGCAAACCGATCTGTCCGTCACGGATGTCTGTATGGCCTGTGGTTTCAAATCCCTGTCGCATTTCTCCAAAAGCTATCGCGCAGCTTTCGGCATCTCACCGGGGCTAGAGGCGACACATGGCAAAGTACTCTGGTCTGATGGTGCCTAATTAGGCTCTAACATTTGCGAAAAGTAGCAATCCGCGCTTGGTCATTCTTATGTGCATCTGTCGCGTCAGACCCGTAGATATGCACCGTGCGCAGCTCAAAATCTGTCAATTGGGTCTCTAACGCCTCAAAGGCCGCGGCAAAGCCAAGCGAGACGTAGTGCTCTGCATTGATCGCCAACACAAACAATGCCCGTGTGCGGGCGACACGCAACAGCTCTTTCATTGCTTCAGGCCCCACATGCCCATGGGTAAATGTCCCGGCGCTGATCACAGCGCCATAAATACCGTCCTTGATGTCCAACGGATGGGTCAAATCAGCTTCGATGGCAGTTCGGTAAAGACCCTTTTTCATCGCCACACCCAACATGTCGGGTGAAATATCCAGCGCGTCGATCTCAAAGGTCGCGCGGACAGGAATATTCTCAACGACCAGCCCCGTCCCAGCGCCCACATC
It encodes the following:
- a CDS encoding class I SAM-dependent DNA methyltransferase produces the protein MPHKTPDLDAAYAVETPDENRALYRDWAGSYDAEFAKDMDYRLPQLVALVFAEQMNGLGPVLDVGAGTGLVVENIPVRATFEIDALDISPDMLGVAMKKGLYRTAIEADLTHPLDIKDGIYGAVISAGTFTHGHVGPEAMKELLRVARTRALFVLAINAEHYVSLGFAAAFEALETQLTDFELRTVHIYGSDATDAHKNDQARIATFRKC
- a CDS encoding DMT family transporter; translated protein: MDIRAILVGLAFALMWSSAFTSARIIVADASPLFALSLRYLISGLIGVAIALFLGQSWRLTRAQWRATIIFGVLQNAVYLGLNFVAMQTIEASLAAIIASTMPLAVGLAAWLLLGERLRPLGMVGLVAGIGGVALIMGSRLSAGVDLYGVMLCTIGVVALTAATLTVRGATSGGNFMMIVGLQMLVGCITLSLATLLFETPRLNPSWPLAIAFTYTCLVPGLAATALWFWLVNRIGATRAATFHFLNPFFGVAIAALLLGEQLGTRDVIGVVIIAAGILAVQLSRSAKA
- a CDS encoding GlxA family transcriptional regulator — encoded protein: MNIPTPPADGPKHYAFLLVPGFSTLGFSCAIEALSLANHHPTRQQFYSWRLISETGTPVPAYNGVTFNVDSALTDLSRDETLIVCAGENAGQGCSKAMLGWLRRETRKGMDYGALSSGTYILALAGLIGGKRVTTHWEYKTALGEMLPDVIMEDTIFSVDGRVFTSAGGAASMDMMLHRVADDFGPELATWVADQMVYTVPRANSAGQRMSLQSRPEIRNGKLLLAMQVMDNNIEDPLRPDEIADIVSLSTRQLERLFSKYLHTSPKRHYLHIRLEKARNLLQQTDLSVTDVCMACGFKSLSHFSKSYRAAFGISPGLEATHGKVLWSDGA